The DNA sequence GTGTGACGAAGGCCGGCTCGGGCGTCACGAAGTTCAAGAAGGGCGACCTCGCCGCCGTCGGCTGTATGGTCGATTCGTGCGGCGCCTGTCCAGAGTGCCAGGAGCACCTCGAACAGTTCTGCCAGCAGGGAGCCACCTGGACCTACAACGGTGCCGACAAACACACCGGCGGTCACACCTTCGGCGGCTACTCCGAGAAGATCGTCGTCGACCAGAACTTCGCCTTGCGCGTACCCGCCAACCTTGACCTCGCCGGAGTTGCTCCGCTTCTCTGCGCCGGCATCACCACCTACTCTCCGCTCCGCCACTGGAACGTGGGCAAGGGCCAGAAGGTCGGCATCGTCGGTCTTGGCGGACTTGGCCATATGGCCGTGAAGTTTGCCAACGCTTTCGGAGCCCACGTAGTTCTGTTTACCACGTCTCCGAACAAGAAGGCCGACGCCCTGCGCCTTGGCGCCCACGAAGTTGTCCTCTCCCGGAATCCTGAGGAGATGGCCGCTCACGCCGGGAGCTTCGACTTCATCCTCGACGCCGTCTCGGCCGAGCACGACCTCAACGCCTACCTCCCGATGCTGAAGCGGGATGGGACTCTCACCCTCGTCGGCGCGCCCGAAAAGCCGTTGCCCATCGCGAGCTTCAACCTCATCCTCGGCCGCCGCCGCCTCTCCGGCTCGCCCATCGGCAGCATCCAGGAGACGCAGGAGATGCTCGACTTCTGTGGGGAACACGGCATTACCTCCGACATCGAACTCATCCCCATCCAGAAGGTGAACGAAGCCTACGACCGCCTGCTCAAGCAGGATGTGCGCTACCGTTTCGTCATCGATATGGCTAGCCTGAAAAAGGAAACCGCCGCCTAACCTATGACCAGACGCTTCCGTGTGAACACGCTCCTTTCGGGCAAGTTGGAGGAACTGGGGGTTCCTCCGGCCGACGTGCTGCGGCACGCCGGCCTGCCCGCTGGGCTCCTTGACCTGCCCAAACCGGCCGTCACCACGGAAGAGCTGTTTGCCCTCTGGCGGGCGGTCGGCGAAGTCAGCCGCGATCCCGCCATCGGGCTCAAACTCGGCAGTGAAGACCGCATCGAGCGCTACGACCCGATTGCCATCGCTGCGCTCTATACGCCCAGTTTTGCCGAGGCCCTACAGCGCATGGCGCGGTACAAGCAACTCACCTGCCCCGAGGAGCTCCGAATCGTGAACGGTCCGCGCGAGACCAGCGTCGAGTTCCTCTGGCTGCTCGCCACCATGACGGAACCGCCCACGCTCATCGACCTCTGTTTTGCCTGGGTGGTCAACATTGCCCGGCGCGGCACAGGTGTGCCGCTCACGCCCGCCCGCATCCAACTCACTCGGCGGCGGGACCCGCTGCCGTTGCTGGAACAGCACTTCGGATGCCCGGTCGACTACGAAGGGGCGAGCAACGCGATTTTCTTCCATAACCAGGACCTGGAGCGGCCGTTTCTCACGCACAACGCCGAACTGCTGTCGATGATCGCTCCGCAGCTCGACCAGGAACTGAACCAGCGGGAGGCCGAGCAGAGCCTTCCCGACCGCATACGGCTAATCCTCAAACGTCAACTGGCCGGCCAGCGCCCCACTGTCCAATTGCTGGCCCGCGAGCTCCACATGAGCGTTCGGTCTCTGCAGCGCCGGCTGACTGCCGAGGGCTCGAGCTTCCAGCAGATTCTGGAAGAGGCCCGGCGTGAGATGGCCCGTCACTACCTGGTCCACTCATCGCTGGAACTGAACGAGACGGCTTACCTCCTCGGCTATGAAGATGCCAACTCGTTCGTCCGGGCCTTCCGCGTCTGGGAGGGGATCCCACCCGCGCACTGGCGCGAGTTGCAGCGGGTCTAGCGGATTCCATCCTGCTGATATCATCGAATTAGTGGCTGCTCCCGAGACCGATCCAACCGCACGATTCGCTGATATGCTGGCCGCCCTGGGCGCCGAGCCGCGCCTGCGCATACTGCGTCTGTTGCTCACCGCTCATCCCGGAGGGCTGGTCGTCGGCGACATTCAGGCCGAACTGGGCATTCCACCCTCGACGCTTTCCCATCACCTTGAGAAGCTGAAGAATGAGGAGCTCGTCAAAGTCCGTCGCGAAAGCACTTTCCTCCGGTACACGGCCAATACGGACGGATTGAAGGAGATGCTCGACTTCCTCTACGCCGAATGCTGCACGCGAGGCAATGTGATCCCTCCCGGCGACATCGCGCCTGCCCACTGAAGATGGGCGAGCGCCAGATTCAAAGAGAGGGAATAATGTACACATGCAGAAGTTGGCCCTCTTCCTGATCGCTTCCTCCGCCGCATTCGCGCAGACCTATCAACCCACCTGGGAATCCATTGACAAACGGCCCACACCGGCTTGGTTTCAGGATGCCAAGTTCGGCATCTTCATCCACTGGGGCGTGTATTCCGTGCCCGCCTATGCTCCGGTGATTCCCGGCAAGCTCGCCTACGCCGAGTGGTATTGGAACGCCATGACCAACGGCCAGAAGCCCGGCGCCAACCCCATCCAGTCCGGCACCTGGGAGTACCACAAGAAGATGTATGGCGCGGATTACCCCTATCAGAACTTCGCTCCGCAGTTCCGGGCGGAGCTCTATGACCCCGACCACTGGGCGGAGGTCTTCCAACGCTCCGGCGCGAAGTATGTCGCGCTGACCTCCAAGCACCACGAAGGTTTCGCGCTCTGGCCCAGCAAGGAAGCTTCCGCCACATGGGGCCGCCCGTGGAACGCCGTCGAGATCGGGCCCAAGCGCGATGTGCTGGGCGACCTCACCGAGGCAGTGCGCCGCAAGGGCCTTAAGATGGGCTTCTACTATTCGCTCTACGAGTGGTACAACCCGCTGTGGCTTACCGACAAGCCGCGCTACATCCGCGAGCACATGTTCCCGCAGTTCAAGGACCTGGTGAACCGCTACCATCCCGCCATCATCTTCAGCGACGGCGAGTGGGACCTGCCCTCCTCGGAATGGCATACGCCGGAGCTGATGGCCTGGCTGTTGAACGAATCGCCCGTCAAGCAGGACGTGGTCATCAACGACCGCTGGGGCAAGGACAGCCGCCACAAGCACGGCGGCTATTGGACCACCGAGTACACGCCCGGCATGAGCGGGATGGATCACCCATGGGAAGAGAGCCGCGGCATGGGCTTCTCCTACGGCTACAACCGCGCCGAGAACCTGTCGCACTACCACTCGGGCAAAGAACTGGTCATCATGCTGGTCGACCTCGTCAGCCGTGGCGGCAATCTTCTGCTCGATATCGGCCCTGACGCCGACGGCACCATTCCCGTGGTGATGGAAGAACGCCTCATCCAGATCGGCGACTTCCTGCGCGTCAACGGCGATGCGATCTATGGCACCAAGCCCTGGACCACGTCGCGCCAGTGGAGCACCGGCGAAGTGCCCAAGGTCGAGTACAACAAGGAGTACGAGACCGCCTACGACCTGTCGAAACTGGTGGCGAAGCCCGCCGCGGGCAAGGCTTCCCTCGACGCCTTCTTCACGGCCAAGGGCAACAACGTATACGCCATCATGCCGCGCTGGCCCGGCCGCCGCTTCGTCCTGCAGTCGAAGGCGGCACTCAAGCCGAAGGCCGTGGAACTGCTCGGTGGCGGCGCCCTGAAATGGCAGCCGACGCCCGCCGGCCTGGCCATCACCCTGCCGGATGTTCCGGAGGACCTGATGCAGCAGCCGGCCTGGGTGATCAAGGTCAGCCAGTAACCGTCATGCTCAAACGCCTACCCTTGCTGTTGCTGGTTCCGGTCCTGGTTCTGGCTGCCGATGATCCTGTCACAGCCCGCCTGGATGCCATCATTGCGCCCCTTGCCCAGGGGCGCACGCCCGGCTTGGCTGTGCTGGTCCGGCAGGATGGCAGGTCCCTCTTTCAGCGAGGGTATGGTGTGACGGATCTCCGCTCGGCCACGCCCATCGATGCCGAGACCAACTTCCGCCTGGCGTCCTTCACCAAGCAGTTCACGGCCATGTCCGTGATGCTGCTGGTGAAGGACGGCAAGCTCCACTACGACGATCCGCTCACCAATGTCTTCCCGGACTTCCCTGCCTATGGCAAGGCGATCACCATCCGCCACCTGCTCACGCATACGTCGGGACTACCGGATTATGAAGAGGTGATGGAGGCCGGTTCGCAGCGGTGGACGCCGCAGGACCAGATCCGGGATGAAGAGGTTTTGAAGCTGCTCAAGGCCCAGCGGGCCGGCAAGTTCGCCGCCGGAAGCAGTTGGTCATACAGCAACTCCGGCTACGTGGTGCTGGGGTTGGTCGTCGCCAAGGTGTCTGGCCTGCCGTTCGGCGAGTTCCTGCAGAAGCGGATCTTCGCGCCGCTGCACATGGATCATACGCTCGCCTACGTAGCCGGTACAAACAACGTCGTCCACCGGGCGTATGGCCATTCGAAGCAGAAGGACGTTTTCGTCGAACGGGACCAGAGCTCCACCTCGGCCACGCTGGGCGACGGCGGCATCTACTCAAACCTCACCGACCTGGCGAAGTGGGATGATGCCCTAACCCGGAACACCCTGTTGGACGCATCGGCGATGAAGGAGGCCTGGACGCCCGCCAGGCTCGCGAACGGCGCACCTACCCGCTGGCCGTCTGAAAAGAACGAGGACAACCTGAATCCAGGCAAGCCGGTCTCCTACGGGTTTGGCTGGTTTCTGGATCCGTACAACGACCAGAAGCGCATGTGGCATACCGGCAGCACCACTGGATTCCGGACGGTGATCCAGCGCTTCCCCCAACACAAGCTCACCGTCATCCTGTTGAGCAACCGCACTGATCTTGATGCCGCGCAGCTCTCGTTGAAGGCTGTTGACGCGGTGGTGGGCGCGCATTAAGCCTGTCCGTTCCCGAAGCCTCGCCCGCGCCGGCCGCATCCAAAAAGTCAATGGAATATCGACAGCTAGGCCATTCCGGTCTCAAAGTTCCAGCCCTGAGTTTCGGAGCGGGCACCTTCGGCGGTACGAATGACTTCTTCAAGGCCTGGGGGGACACGGGTGTTCCCGAAGCCAAGCGCATCGTGGATCTCTGCCTCGACGCCGGCCTGAACCTTTTCGATACCGCGGATGTCTATTCCGACGGGCACTCGGAGGAGATCCTGGGTAAGGCGCTCGAGGGCAAGCGGAACCAGGTCCTCATCTCCACCAAGGCGACCTTCGCAATGGGCAAGGGGCCGAACGATCTCGGCTCCTCCCGCCATCATCTGACCGAGTCGCTGGAAGGTAGTCTGCGACGCCTCGGCACGGATTACGTGGACGTCTATCACATGCACGCCTTCGACGCGACGGCGCCCGTGGAAGAGACCCTCGCCACGCTCGACGGCTTCGTCAAGAGCGGCAAAGTTCGCTACATCGCCTGCTCGAACTTCTCGGGCTGGCATCTGATGAAGTCACTTTCGGTGTCAGAGCGTTACGGTTGGTCGCGCTATGTCGGCCATCAGGTTTATTACTCACTGATCGGACGCGACTATGAATGGGAACTGATGCCCCTGGCACTGGACCAGAAGGTCTCCGCGCTGGTGTGGAGCCCACTGGGTTGGGGTCGGTTGACGGGCAAGATCCGCCGTGGCCAGCCGCTGCCCGAGGTGAGCCGCCTGCATTCGACGGCCGAGCAGGGGCCGCCTGTCCCGGACGAGCATGTGTACAACGTGGTGGACGCGCTGGATGAAGTGGCGAAAGAGACGGGCAAGACCGTCGCGCAGATCGCCCTGAACTGGCTGCTGCAGCGGCCCTCCGTCGCCACCGTCATCATTGGTGCCCGCAATGAAGAGCAGCTCAAGCAGAATTTGGCCGCCGCCGGCTGGAACCTGACGCCGGAGCAGGTGGAGAAACTGGACAGGGCCAGCCAGACGCAGAAGACCTATCCCTACTGGCACCAGGTCCAATTCGCCTCGCGGAACCCGCTGCCTGTGCCGCAGTACTGATCTCAACCCGAGGGCGGGGCGGGCAGCCCGCCCTCTGATACACTCGAAGTGCGCTGACCAACTGGCAGCGACCACCGTACGATGACGCCTTTCGGGGCGCATGTAAGTCCGGGGACTTGATCGAATCCGACAGGTACCAAGGCGATGCTGAGACAATCTATTCCTTCCTTCGCGTCGAGCCCGCGTCCACCTGTCCCCTGGGGGCAGTGAACGATGCAGGCTGGACACTTTCTCAACGCAAAACAGGAACAACGGCGGCTCTCGATGGTGACGTGCTACGACTACACGTTCGCCCGGTTGCTGGCGCGCAGTTCCATCGACGGCATCCTGGTGGGCGACAGCGCCGCCATGGTGATGCACGGCCACCCCTCCACCATCGCGGCCCGGGTGGAGATGATGAAACTCCATACGGAGGCGGTTGCCCGGGGCGCCGGCGATAAGCTCATCGTGGCCGACATGCCGTTTCTCTCCTACCGCATGGGCTGGACCGCGGCCCTGGATGCGGCCCACGTGCTGATGAGCGCGGGCGCCCAGGCCGTAAAGCTCGAAGGAGTCGATGGACACGAAGACGTCGTGCAGCGGCTGGTCGAGAGCGGGATTCCTGTGATGGGCCATCTCGGGCTGCAGCCCCAATCGATCCACGCGTTCGGGGGCTACAAGGTGCAGGGACGGGGCGATGAAGCCGCCCAGAAGATCCTGCGGCAGGCTGTCGCCCTGGAACAGTTGGGCGCGTTCTCGATTGTGCTGGAGTGCATCCCGGCTCCGCTCGCTTCCGAGGTGACCGCGGCGCTCAGGATCCCGACTATCGGTATCGGCGCCGGCGCGGGCTGCGATGGGCAGATCCTGGTCCTGCAGGATCTGCTGGGCATGAACACCGACTTCCACCCGCGCTTTGTGCGGCACTTCCTGGAAGGCGCGAACGCCATCGTGGAGGCCCTGGATGGCTATGACCAGGCGGTGAAGAGCGGGTCGTTTCCCGCGGTGGAGGAGAGCTACACATGAAGATCTGGACGACCGTTCGTGAGTGGCAGGCCCGCCGGGCGGAACTGCACGGCAGCATCGGCCTGGTGCCGACCATGGGCGCGCTGCACGCCGGGCATGGCGCGCTGGTGGAGCGCTGCCGCCGGGAGAACGATATCGTGGTCGTGAGCATCTTCGTCAACCCCACCCAGTTCAACAATCTGGGTGACCTGGAGCGGTACCCGCGTACTGTGGAACAAGACCTGCGGTTGCTGGAGTCGCTGGGTGCCAACGAGGTGCTGATGCCTGGCGCGGGCGAACTCTACCCGGATGGCTATCGGCTGAAGATCGAGGGCGGCTCCGCGGTGGAGGGCATGGAAGGTGCCCATCGACCCGGACACTTTCAGGGCGTGATGACGATCGTCCTGAAGCTGCTGAACGTGGTGCGGGCCGATCGCGCCTACTTCGGTGAGAAGGATTATCAGCAGCTTCAAGTGATCCGGGAGATGGTGCAGGACTTCTTCGTCCCGACGGAGATCGTCCCCTGTGAGACCGTCCGTGCCGAATCCGGCCTGGCGCTGAGCTCGCGGAACGCCCTGTTGTCGGATGATGGCCGGCAGCGGGCGGCCAGTGTCTATCGCTCGTTGACTACGGCGGCGACTGCCGAAGAAGCGAGGCGCCTGCTGGAGATCGATGGCTTCGCGGTCGACTACGTGGAAGAGCGCTGGGGCCGGAGGTTTGCGGCTGCCACGCTGGAAGGCGTCCGGCTGATCGACAACGTCCCCGTGGGGGAGGCCCAGTAAGATGCTGCTCTGTGTGGACGTAGGCAATACGCAGATCTTCGCGGGCGTGTACGACGGCGAGGAGCTGAAGGTCACATTCCGGCGGACCTCCAACATCCGGTCGTCCTCCGACGAGTTCGGCCTGTTCTTCCGCAGCATGCTGCGCGAGAACGGCATCGATCCGGCGCAGGTCGAGATGGCGGCCGTATGCGCCGTGGTGCCGGACATTGTGCACTCGCTCCGCAACGGTTTCCGGAAGTACTTCCAGTTGGAGCCGTTCGTGCTGGGCCCCGGCGTCAAGACGGGGCTCAAGATTCGTTACCGGAACCCGCTGGAGGTGGGTGCGGATAAGATCGCGAACTCCATCGGTGCGCTGCTGCGGTTTCCGGGCCGCAATCTGCTGATCGTCGACTTCGGCACGGCCACCACGCTCTGCGCGGTGAGCAAGGAGAAGGAGTACCTGGGTGGCATCATCACTCCGGGTATCTACACGTCGATGGAGATGCTGGAGTCGAAGACCGCGCGGTTGCCGGCGGTGGAGATCGTGCGGCCGGCGGAGGTATTGGGGCGGTCGACTGTGGAGAGCATCCAGGCCGGGCTGTTTTACGGGACGGCGGCGACAGTGCGGTTCCTGGCCGAGACCGTGACGGCGAACTACTTCGCGCAGGAGCGGCCGCTGGTGATCTCGACCGGCGGTTTCGGAGCACTGTTCAAGGGCGAAGGCTTGTTCGATGCCACCGTGCCGGAACTGTCACTGCTGGGCCTGAAGAGAGCGGTCGAACTGTCGAAAGGATAGGGTTGAGATGCTGCGAAAGCTATTGAAGTCGAAGCTGCACCGGGCCACGCTGACTGGCGCGGAGCTGCACTACGAGGGCAGCCTGGGCGTGGACGAAGATCTTCTGAAGGCGGCCGGACTGCAGCCGAACGAGGCGGTTCACGTGTGGAATGTGAACAACGGTTCGCGGCTGCAGACGTATGTCGTGCCGGCTCCGGCGGGCTCGGGTGCGGTGTGCCTGTATGGCTCGGCGGCACGAAAAGGGCAGGTCGGAGACGTGGTGATCATTGCCGCCTTCGGGTGGATGGACGAAGAGGAGGCGAGAGTCCACCGGCCTCAGGTTGTGTTGCTGGGCGAAGGGAACCAGGTGAAGGCGGTGCGCTGAAGCCGAACGGGCCAGTGGGAAATGCGGCTATAATTGGCCATTCCCATGAAGATTCGAGCTTGCCTTTCCGTCGTTCTGCTCATCGCCTCGGCCGCCAGCCTGATGTCCTGGCAACCCAAGGCGGACCCGCGGCTGGCTGGTGCGTTCCGGGGACCGGAGAAGGAGGGATGGATTCCCGTCCGTCTCCAGGGCACTCCGTCGGAGATCGGGTTCCAGCATGGCTACCTGCTTTCCGCCGAGATCGACGACGCGCTCAAGGTAACCAGGCTTTCGTTGACCCACGATTCGGGCCACGACTGGAACTTCTACAGAACGGCGGCCGAGAAGGTCTTCTGGCCGCACATCGAGATCGAATACCGGCAGGAGTTGCAGGGCATCGCCGACGGTTTGAAGGCCAAGGGCGTGAAGGCGGATCTCTACGATGTGGTGGTGCTGAACGCCAACATCGAGATGAGCTACTACACCGGCGTGCTGGACA is a window from the uncultured Paludibaculum sp. genome containing:
- a CDS encoding NAD(P)-dependent alcohol dehydrogenase gives rise to the protein MPDVRAYSAVSSTSPLAPASVSRREPTPSDIEIEILYCGVCHSDLHQARNEWHNSLYPCVPGHEIVGRVTKAGSGVTKFKKGDLAAVGCMVDSCGACPECQEHLEQFCQQGATWTYNGADKHTGGHTFGGYSEKIVVDQNFALRVPANLDLAGVAPLLCAGITTYSPLRHWNVGKGQKVGIVGLGGLGHMAVKFANAFGAHVVLFTTSPNKKADALRLGAHEVVLSRNPEEMAAHAGSFDFILDAVSAEHDLNAYLPMLKRDGTLTLVGAPEKPLPIASFNLILGRRRLSGSPIGSIQETQEMLDFCGEHGITSDIELIPIQKVNEAYDRLLKQDVRYRFVIDMASLKKETAA
- a CDS encoding AraC family transcriptional regulator ligand-binding domain-containing protein → MTRRFRVNTLLSGKLEELGVPPADVLRHAGLPAGLLDLPKPAVTTEELFALWRAVGEVSRDPAIGLKLGSEDRIERYDPIAIAALYTPSFAEALQRMARYKQLTCPEELRIVNGPRETSVEFLWLLATMTEPPTLIDLCFAWVVNIARRGTGVPLTPARIQLTRRRDPLPLLEQHFGCPVDYEGASNAIFFHNQDLERPFLTHNAELLSMIAPQLDQELNQREAEQSLPDRIRLILKRQLAGQRPTVQLLARELHMSVRSLQRRLTAEGSSFQQILEEARREMARHYLVHSSLELNETAYLLGYEDANSFVRAFRVWEGIPPAHWRELQRV
- a CDS encoding metalloregulator ArsR/SmtB family transcription factor gives rise to the protein MLAALGAEPRLRILRLLLTAHPGGLVVGDIQAELGIPPSTLSHHLEKLKNEELVKVRRESTFLRYTANTDGLKEMLDFLYAECCTRGNVIPPGDIAPAH
- a CDS encoding alpha-L-fucosidase translates to MQKLALFLIASSAAFAQTYQPTWESIDKRPTPAWFQDAKFGIFIHWGVYSVPAYAPVIPGKLAYAEWYWNAMTNGQKPGANPIQSGTWEYHKKMYGADYPYQNFAPQFRAELYDPDHWAEVFQRSGAKYVALTSKHHEGFALWPSKEASATWGRPWNAVEIGPKRDVLGDLTEAVRRKGLKMGFYYSLYEWYNPLWLTDKPRYIREHMFPQFKDLVNRYHPAIIFSDGEWDLPSSEWHTPELMAWLLNESPVKQDVVINDRWGKDSRHKHGGYWTTEYTPGMSGMDHPWEESRGMGFSYGYNRAENLSHYHSGKELVIMLVDLVSRGGNLLLDIGPDADGTIPVVMEERLIQIGDFLRVNGDAIYGTKPWTTSRQWSTGEVPKVEYNKEYETAYDLSKLVAKPAAGKASLDAFFTAKGNNVYAIMPRWPGRRFVLQSKAALKPKAVELLGGGALKWQPTPAGLAITLPDVPEDLMQQPAWVIKVSQ
- a CDS encoding serine hydrolase domain-containing protein; its protein translation is MLKRLPLLLLVPVLVLAADDPVTARLDAIIAPLAQGRTPGLAVLVRQDGRSLFQRGYGVTDLRSATPIDAETNFRLASFTKQFTAMSVMLLVKDGKLHYDDPLTNVFPDFPAYGKAITIRHLLTHTSGLPDYEEVMEAGSQRWTPQDQIRDEEVLKLLKAQRAGKFAAGSSWSYSNSGYVVLGLVVAKVSGLPFGEFLQKRIFAPLHMDHTLAYVAGTNNVVHRAYGHSKQKDVFVERDQSSTSATLGDGGIYSNLTDLAKWDDALTRNTLLDASAMKEAWTPARLANGAPTRWPSEKNEDNLNPGKPVSYGFGWFLDPYNDQKRMWHTGSTTGFRTVIQRFPQHKLTVILLSNRTDLDAAQLSLKAVDAVVGAH
- a CDS encoding aldo/keto reductase, producing MEYRQLGHSGLKVPALSFGAGTFGGTNDFFKAWGDTGVPEAKRIVDLCLDAGLNLFDTADVYSDGHSEEILGKALEGKRNQVLISTKATFAMGKGPNDLGSSRHHLTESLEGSLRRLGTDYVDVYHMHAFDATAPVEETLATLDGFVKSGKVRYIACSNFSGWHLMKSLSVSERYGWSRYVGHQVYYSLIGRDYEWELMPLALDQKVSALVWSPLGWGRLTGKIRRGQPLPEVSRLHSTAEQGPPVPDEHVYNVVDALDEVAKETGKTVAQIALNWLLQRPSVATVIIGARNEEQLKQNLAAAGWNLTPEQVEKLDRASQTQKTYPYWHQVQFASRNPLPVPQY
- the panB gene encoding 3-methyl-2-oxobutanoate hydroxymethyltransferase, coding for MQAGHFLNAKQEQRRLSMVTCYDYTFARLLARSSIDGILVGDSAAMVMHGHPSTIAARVEMMKLHTEAVARGAGDKLIVADMPFLSYRMGWTAALDAAHVLMSAGAQAVKLEGVDGHEDVVQRLVESGIPVMGHLGLQPQSIHAFGGYKVQGRGDEAAQKILRQAVALEQLGAFSIVLECIPAPLASEVTAALRIPTIGIGAGAGCDGQILVLQDLLGMNTDFHPRFVRHFLEGANAIVEALDGYDQAVKSGSFPAVEESYT
- the panC gene encoding pantoate--beta-alanine ligase, with the protein product MKIWTTVREWQARRAELHGSIGLVPTMGALHAGHGALVERCRRENDIVVVSIFVNPTQFNNLGDLERYPRTVEQDLRLLESLGANEVLMPGAGELYPDGYRLKIEGGSAVEGMEGAHRPGHFQGVMTIVLKLLNVVRADRAYFGEKDYQQLQVIREMVQDFFVPTEIVPCETVRAESGLALSSRNALLSDDGRQRAASVYRSLTTAATAEEARRLLEIDGFAVDYVEERWGRRFAAATLEGVRLIDNVPVGEAQ
- a CDS encoding type III pantothenate kinase is translated as MLLCVDVGNTQIFAGVYDGEELKVTFRRTSNIRSSSDEFGLFFRSMLRENGIDPAQVEMAAVCAVVPDIVHSLRNGFRKYFQLEPFVLGPGVKTGLKIRYRNPLEVGADKIANSIGALLRFPGRNLLIVDFGTATTLCAVSKEKEYLGGIITPGIYTSMEMLESKTARLPAVEIVRPAEVLGRSTVESIQAGLFYGTAATVRFLAETVTANYFAQERPLVISTGGFGALFKGEGLFDATVPELSLLGLKRAVELSKG
- the panD gene encoding aspartate 1-decarboxylase; the encoded protein is MLRKLLKSKLHRATLTGAELHYEGSLGVDEDLLKAAGLQPNEAVHVWNVNNGSRLQTYVVPAPAGSGAVCLYGSAARKGQVGDVVIIAAFGWMDEEEARVHRPQVVLLGEGNQVKAVR